The genomic region CTGAAAAAGCTAACCTCCCTCACACTGCTAGCCCGTAAAAAAGGCCGACTGATTCTGCATCTAAAAGACCAGTTCCGCATCGTGAAAGCCGCCGGTGGCCTGGTTACCAAAGACGGCATGGTGCTGATGATTTCGCGCTTCAACAAGTGGGATTTGCCCAAGGGCAAGCTCAAAAAAGAAGAAGACCCTGGCATTGGCGCCCTGCGCGAGGTAGAAGAGGAGTGCAACATCAAAGTATCGCTGGGCGAGAAGCTACCCAGCACCTGGCACTCCTACGCCTACAACGGCAACAAAATCCTGAAGAAAACCAACTGGTACACCATGCAGTGCCTCGACGATTCCCTGATGAAGCCCCAGGCTGAGGAGTACATCGAAGAAGTGCGCTGGATGACGCCCCAGGAGGCCCTAAGCGTACTCGACGACTCCTACGCCTCTATTGCGTTGGTCGTGCGCCACTACCTCAGCGAAGCCGCCGGGGAGACAGTCGAGAAATAAGAATGAATAATTAAGAGTAAAACTTACGCCTGTCATCCTGAGCAGCGCGAAGGACCTTA from Hymenobacter aerilatus harbors:
- a CDS encoding NUDIX hydrolase, encoding MNVFINDIPLIIKKNSEKIYKHRYDLILNPEDEFSSKDLVGDVLVRDVTDVFIDRLLRMMEVKKLKKLTSLTLLARKKGRLILHLKDQFRIVKAAGGLVTKDGMVLMISRFNKWDLPKGKLKKEEDPGIGALREVEEECNIKVSLGEKLPSTWHSYAYNGNKILKKTNWYTMQCLDDSLMKPQAEEYIEEVRWMTPQEALSVLDDSYASIALVVRHYLSEAAGETVEK